ATTGGGCATTCTGCCGGCCGTGCTGGTCTACCGCGCGCGTATTCGCCCGCTGCCGTTCCGCACGGCGTTGCTGTCCCGCTTGAAACTGTTCGGCGTTGCACTGATAGCGACTATCGGGACTCTCGGTCTGTTCAACAGTGCCTACGCGTCCTTTTTCCGCGAGCACAAACCGATCCGCTTTTACACCAATCCGGTGACGCCGGTGTATACCGCGATCAAATACACCCATGACAAGCTGGCCGACAGCGAATCCATGCCGTTCCAGCAGATTGGGCTGGACGCCCGCCAGGCGCCCAATACCGGCAAGCGCCGCCTGGTGGTGCTGGTGGTGGGAGAAACGGCGCGGGAAGATCATTTCTCGCTGAACGGCTACGACCGCGATACCAACCCGGAGCTGGCCAAGCGCCAAGCCGTAAGTTTCGATAACGTCTGGTCCTGCGGCACCGCGACGGCGATTTCCGTCCCCTGTATGTTCTCGGTACTCGACCGCGACAGCTACGGCGAGCAGCAGGCCAAGAATACCGACAATGTGCTGGACATCCTGCAGCGCGCCGGTGTCAACGTGGCCTGGCTGGACAACAATTCCGATTCCAAGGGTGTTGCCCTGCGCGTTCCCTATACCAGCTATCGCAAAAGCGATGTCAACCCGGCCTGTGACACCGAGTGCCGGGACGTTGGCATGCTGGCCGGGGTCAAGCAGTTTGTCGCCGATCACCCCAAAGGCGATATCGTGCTGGTGTTGCACCAGATGGGCAGCCACGGCCCGGAATACGCCAAGCGCTACCCGAAGGCGTTCGAGCATTTTTCTCCCAGTTGCCAGAGCAACCTGCTGGAAAACTGCTCGGCAGAGGAAATCAATAACGCCTACGACAATTCGATTCGCTACACCGATTATTTCCTCGGGCAGGTAATTGACTATCTGCAGAGCGAGTCCGACAACTTCTCTCCGGCGATGCTCTACCTCAGCGACCATGGGGAATCCCTTGGCGAAAACGGTATTTACCTGCACGGCTTCCCCTATGCGCTGGCACCGGATGAGCAGAAGCACGTGCCGATGGTTTTCTGGTTCGGAGAGGGGGGCTATCCGCGTGTGCAGCAAAAACTGACAGACAGTGATTTTGTGCACCGCAAGTTTTCCCAGGATAACCTGTTTCACACACTGCTCGGTCTGATGGGTGTCAATACGTCCGTCTACCAGCCTGAACTGGATATGTTTGCCAATGGATAAGCGGTTTTTATTCCGTCACGCAGTGCTGGCATTCGCCTGCATGCTATTCGTGATCGTTCTGTTTGATTTCACCAATATTGATATGTGGGTGCAGAACAAGCTGTATCAGTTTGGGCCGGGGCAGTGGCTGCTGGACAAGCACGA
This region of Microbulbifer sp. SAOS-129_SWC genomic DNA includes:
- a CDS encoding phosphoethanolamine--lipid A transferase — translated: MKWLDSREFSAGTVIVAVAVWMVLFCNFTFFTNVTNVYPLSPANLGFVASLGVLLVAVTVLLLVPFAAGRALKPLLIAMLLVSASTAYFMDSYNVIISSELIDSALQTDTSESMGLLSLKLVLYLAVLGILPAVLVYRARIRPLPFRTALLSRLKLFGVALIATIGTLGLFNSAYASFFREHKPIRFYTNPVTPVYTAIKYTHDKLADSESMPFQQIGLDARQAPNTGKRRLVVLVVGETAREDHFSLNGYDRDTNPELAKRQAVSFDNVWSCGTATAISVPCMFSVLDRDSYGEQQAKNTDNVLDILQRAGVNVAWLDNNSDSKGVALRVPYTSYRKSDVNPACDTECRDVGMLAGVKQFVADHPKGDIVLVLHQMGSHGPEYAKRYPKAFEHFSPSCQSNLLENCSAEEINNAYDNSIRYTDYFLGQVIDYLQSESDNFSPAMLYLSDHGESLGENGIYLHGFPYALAPDEQKHVPMVFWFGEGGYPRVQQKLTDSDFVHRKFSQDNLFHTLLGLMGVNTSVYQPELDMFANG